In a genomic window of Methanocalculus natronophilus:
- a CDS encoding STAS domain-containing protein codes for MVSLKEQVENLKADLDERTKELTFMYSISDIVEAHGDNLETLLEEIIMPLPEALRYPEIAVAVLDVSGDTYRTSDAPVTEWSMSGDIIINGRLAGKLTVFYTEKRDVFDERVFLQEEEGMIRAFSERLGKIIGRVWSDQALVEKTREILKLSTPITKIWDEILILPLIGTLDSERTLYMMEELLNTIRDTGSRYIIMDATGVGTIDSAVAANILKTSRAVKMLGSQMIFTGIKPEVAMTMVHLGIDLGEIITRATLQEGVEYALSEKGLEIVRAEQMSE; via the coding sequence ATGGTGTCATTGAAGGAGCAGGTTGAGAATTTAAAAGCTGATCTGGACGAACGAACTAAAGAACTTACATTCATGTACAGCATCTCGGATATCGTTGAAGCCCATGGGGATAACCTTGAGACGCTGCTTGAAGAGATCATCATGCCACTGCCAGAGGCACTCAGGTATCCTGAGATCGCTGTTGCTGTGCTGGATGTTTCCGGAGACACATACAGAACGTCAGATGCGCCCGTCACCGAGTGGAGCATGTCAGGCGATATCATCATCAACGGCAGATTAGCCGGAAAACTGACAGTATTCTACACAGAGAAGCGGGATGTCTTTGATGAGAGAGTCTTCCTCCAGGAAGAGGAGGGTATGATCAGGGCATTCTCTGAACGGCTTGGCAAGATCATCGGCAGGGTCTGGTCTGATCAGGCATTGGTTGAGAAGACCCGGGAGATATTGAAACTCTCAACGCCTATAACAAAAATCTGGGATGAGATACTCATTCTCCCGCTGATCGGCACCCTCGATTCCGAAAGAACCCTCTACATGATGGAGGAGCTGCTGAATACGATCAGGGATACAGGGTCACGGTATATCATTATGGATGCCACCGGAGTCGGCACCATCGACTCGGCGGTTGCCGCAAATATCCTGAAGACTTCCCGGGCTGTGAAGATGCTCGGCTCACAGATGATCTTCACCGGGATAAAACCTGAGGTTGCGATGACGATGGTGCATCTCGGCATAGATCTGGGAGAGATTATCACCAGGGCAACCCTCCAGGAAGGGGTTGAATACGCACTGAGCGAAAAAGGTCTTGAGATCGTCAGGGCAGAGCAGATGTCTGAATAG
- a CDS encoding STAS domain-containing protein produces the protein MDRIPILKLKNCLLISIQTDLHDLIITALQEDILTEIARTGARGVLIDISALDIVDSFMARTLRDCSVMATLLGAKVIITGIQPAVAITLVDLGLDLSGITTACDIDSGFDMLESMPGVFNSGRIVRRY, from the coding sequence ATGGACAGAATACCAATCCTCAAACTGAAGAACTGCCTCCTTATCTCGATACAGACAGATCTCCATGATCTGATAATAACTGCACTTCAGGAGGATATTTTAACCGAGATAGCAAGGACCGGTGCACGGGGAGTCCTTATTGACATATCGGCTCTTGATATCGTCGATTCATTCATGGCACGGACATTGCGGGACTGCAGTGTTATGGCTACGCTCCTTGGAGCGAAGGTGATCATAACCGGCATCCAGCCGGCAGTTGCGATCACGCTCGTCGATCTTGGCCTTGATCTCTCCGGGATCACCACTGCATGCGATATCGACAGCGGGTTTGATATGCTGGAGAGCATGCCCGGAGTCTTCAACTCAGGCAGGATAGTGAGAAGGTACTGA
- a CDS encoding anti-sigma regulatory factor: MLAQSVKIEDESDILTSRRMVREIAIKIGFGIVDQTKLATATSELARNIYRYADNGVVYIEQIVRPPGIKVIFQDNGPGIDDPEEAMKEGFSTTPGSLGLGLSGAKRLVDDMTIESEAGKGTKIEIFKYLP; the protein is encoded by the coding sequence ATGCTGGCTCAATCGGTGAAGATAGAGGATGAAAGCGACATTCTCACATCAAGACGGATGGTGCGGGAGATTGCCATCAAAATCGGGTTTGGGATCGTGGATCAGACAAAGCTTGCAACTGCCACATCAGAACTCGCACGTAACATCTACAGGTATGCAGACAATGGTGTTGTGTATATCGAGCAGATTGTACGGCCGCCCGGCATCAAAGTAATCTTTCAGGACAATGGCCCCGGAATTGACGATCCAGAGGAGGCGATGAAAGAGGGGTTTTCAACAACACCCGGCAGCCTTGGGCTTGGCCTCTCCGGGGCAAAGCGCCTGGTTGATGATATGACAATTGAATCTGAGGCTGGAAAAGGAACCAAAATTGAGATCTTCAAATATCTGCCATGA
- a CDS encoding ATP-binding protein has product MNPEYKTRAVLLDSHKSVAVSEIHQLAAESGFPKKTLGEIDLIVSELASNHIRHNTVQGRIRYRVGEGENGRYIEIISLDNGPGIPDSEIAFEDGFTTAEKSMGVGLGAIKRLADEFDISSSLSGTCIRVIKYAETRREAGGTSLRISVLTRPHPFESVCGDGYYVERFRDGALVAVIDGLGHGIHAREAASCAERYLRSNARHARIDDLLSGLGTVLRKTRGAVAGIIRIDEALGKIYYCGIGDTSVRLYQGESYTSFQSMPGILGVNYKPVQIQSGDWTGGKSMAVLHSDGISSRFSLDYALSRETPDVIAHYIMDEYWRENDDGTVIVVK; this is encoded by the coding sequence ATGAATCCGGAATATAAAACCAGGGCCGTTCTTCTGGATTCGCACAAGTCAGTTGCGGTCAGTGAGATTCATCAGCTGGCAGCAGAGAGCGGTTTTCCGAAAAAGACACTGGGAGAGATAGACCTCATCGTCTCTGAACTGGCATCAAACCACATCAGGCATAATACCGTGCAGGGGCGGATACGCTACCGGGTGGGAGAGGGTGAGAACGGGAGATATATCGAGATCATCTCTCTGGATAATGGTCCGGGGATACCCGATTCCGAGATCGCCTTTGAAGACGGGTTCACAACAGCAGAGAAGAGCATGGGTGTCGGGCTTGGCGCCATCAAGAGGTTGGCTGATGAGTTTGATATCAGTTCAAGCCTCTCCGGGACATGCATACGGGTGATAAAGTATGCTGAAACAAGGAGAGAGGCAGGTGGAACCAGCCTCAGGATCAGTGTCCTCACCCGCCCCCACCCGTTTGAGAGCGTCTGCGGCGATGGTTACTATGTCGAGAGATTCAGGGACGGGGCACTGGTTGCTGTGATAGACGGCCTTGGCCATGGTATCCACGCCCGCGAAGCTGCATCATGTGCTGAACGGTACCTGAGGAGCAATGCCAGGCATGCCAGGATAGATGACCTCCTCTCTGGCCTTGGAACCGTTCTCAGAAAGACCCGCGGTGCTGTGGCTGGGATTATCAGGATCGATGAAGCGCTTGGGAAGATATATTATTGCGGTATCGGGGATACGTCGGTCCGTCTCTACCAGGGGGAGTCATACACCAGTTTTCAGTCCATGCCAGGCATCCTTGGAGTGAATTATAAGCCGGTTCAGATTCAGTCAGGAGACTGGACAGGCGGGAAGAGCATGGCCGTTCTTCATTCAGATGGGATCAGTTCCAGGTTCAGCCTTGATTATGCCCTGAGCAGGGAGACGCCAGATGTCATTGCACACTATATCATGGACGAATACTGGCGGGAGAATGATGATGGAACCGTGATCGTTGTTAAATAG
- a CDS encoding DUF7504 family protein has product MPPIHEILSDAEIVIALSTSSGMRKDVIHRIGELQSAGYSGIIISINEPSSIMKKSLEKQSIESQNLFFIDCITGMATGQKKDEGTTIYVASPGQLTNIGIALTKAMSSMKGRDNLFLLIDSVNTMFVYNEPDHIIRFLHMLINKVRLNSAKGILFSVKNAIDPIVSTQIETFSDTVIHVGDEEAAA; this is encoded by the coding sequence ATGCCGCCAATACATGAGATACTATCAGATGCTGAAATTGTGATTGCTCTGTCAACATCCTCGGGGATGCGAAAGGATGTCATTCACCGGATAGGAGAACTGCAATCTGCCGGATACAGCGGTATCATCATATCGATCAATGAACCAAGCTCCATTATGAAGAAGAGCCTGGAGAAGCAATCAATTGAGAGCCAAAATCTCTTCTTTATTGACTGTATAACCGGGATGGCGACAGGGCAGAAGAAGGACGAGGGTACGACCATCTACGTAGCAAGTCCCGGGCAACTGACAAATATCGGGATAGCACTCACAAAAGCGATGAGTTCGATGAAAGGCAGGGATAATCTCTTCCTCCTGATCGACTCCGTCAACACCATGTTCGTCTATAATGAACCAGATCATATCATCCGCTTTCTGCATATGCTCATCAACAAGGTACGGCTGAATTCGGCAAAAGGAATACTATTCTCTGTTAAAAACGCAATTGATCCGATAGTGTCAACCCAGATTGAGACTTTTTCTGACACGGTCATACATGTTGGAGATGAAGAGGCAGCAGCATAA
- a CDS encoding PAS domain S-box protein, whose translation MDDALGENNREKRTLPEREQMLSDIISFLPDPTFAIDEHGVVLAWNHAIEELTGVPADEMVGQGDYAYALPFYGERRPILIDLAFTDANELRSRYTILKEMPDIIEAETRYARLNGEERILWVRVSPLYNKEGEYTGAIETIRDVTERRQREEALERSEHLQTLILAAVPDILIRCDAEGRYLDILTPDDERLAYPKADLIGKTVTEVTTDEVGSRLVEAILTSLATKELVTIEYMLPVPAGRLHFEARIAPYADDEVIALIRDITDRKEAEARLRLHLRRAEALLSLHRMTDVTEQDLMDATLDAALATTESSYGFIGMLSADGSDLIIHAWSEEVKDECAVEDQPVRFPVESAGIWGEPVRTRLPVLINDYAAPHPAKHGLPEGHVPISRYMSVPILLGEEIFAVLAVANKREDYLDDDLSALTTLGIMMSELIHRMRSEDSLRESRERYRLLVENQQDLIVKTDTEGRFLYVNPAYARLFGKTEDELLGSSYAPFIHPDDRKRVNAALARLFKPPYETSFEERAETRYGWRWIAWTAKAIRDSDGVVIALVGAGRDITGQKEAEEALLLKHATIESSINGIAIASLSGIITYVNPAFLTLWGYEDPDEVIGQHVVMFWRSEEEAAGVVDDLKRHGHFTGEMEGIRKDGTMVYIQLSSSLVRDVTGSPVAMMGSFIDITEEKTARLELEINHYRLEGAMEMGELAWWEMDCESGAVSFSERKALMLGYKPEDFTHYTDFTTLLHPDDYESAMQAMRDHLEGRKPRYDVEYRIRTADGDYLWFRDVGGIPERNPDGTPLKVVGLVANITRRKHDEAQLRESEELYRTLFEDALNPILVVSEDGYYTDANEAALAFLECSRDELITKSVWDTTPPDQLARQKQEHSPFIATRTVETEYLVHGTIKTLLLNVVPLEVQGKTVLYGIGQDITDRKMAEKALRESEERFKTLFMESPVSIIIHDRDSGEIIDANTKACSSYGLSSVEELKAHDFWVESPHSFEDALNYIRKAATEGPQEFEWVNRSVGGDIFWEYVRLMKVVIGGVERIQAVAIDITKRKQAEEELRKNEELLRTAGEVALFGGWEVLPDENRVIWSDEVARIHDEEPGYSPSTEEAISYYAPEWRERVREVFSACITDGTPFDEEMEIITKSGRRKWVRTIGEAVRDASGENRWIRGAIQDITTKKEAEEAWKKAYARLEDNMYRFSLLNDEIRNPLAVIMGLVDLEQGEYTDQIIKEIQKIDRIITLLDQGMLESDATRAFMKRYGQIDG comes from the coding sequence ATGGATGATGCTCTGGGAGAAAACAACCGGGAGAAGCGAACTCTCCCGGAGCGTGAGCAGATGCTTTCTGATATCATCAGTTTCCTCCCCGATCCAACCTTTGCCATTGACGAGCATGGGGTTGTTCTTGCCTGGAACCATGCAATCGAGGAGCTGACCGGCGTTCCTGCTGATGAGATGGTCGGGCAGGGAGATTATGCGTATGCTCTTCCCTTCTATGGCGAGCGGCGGCCGATCTTAATTGATCTCGCCTTTACAGATGCAAACGAACTCAGATCCCGGTATACCATCCTGAAAGAGATGCCGGATATTATCGAGGCAGAAACTAGGTATGCCCGGCTGAACGGAGAGGAGCGTATCCTCTGGGTACGGGTTTCCCCTCTTTATAATAAAGAAGGTGAATACACCGGTGCCATAGAGACGATCCGGGATGTCACAGAACGCAGGCAGCGTGAAGAGGCGTTGGAAAGAAGCGAGCATCTCCAGACGCTCATCCTGGCTGCTGTACCGGATATCCTGATCCGCTGTGATGCAGAGGGAAGATACCTTGATATCCTGACACCAGATGACGAGCGGCTTGCTTATCCGAAGGCAGATCTGATCGGAAAGACGGTCACCGAGGTGACAACTGATGAGGTTGGCAGCAGGCTTGTTGAGGCGATTCTGACCTCCCTTGCGACGAAAGAACTGGTGACAATCGAATATATGCTCCCTGTCCCGGCGGGACGCCTGCATTTTGAGGCTCGTATCGCCCCGTATGCAGATGATGAGGTGATTGCGCTTATCAGGGATATAACCGATCGAAAAGAAGCGGAAGCACGCCTCCGTCTCCATCTGAGGCGTGCAGAAGCGCTCCTCAGTCTCCACAGGATGACAGATGTAACAGAACAGGACCTGATGGATGCCACGCTTGATGCCGCCCTTGCCACAACAGAGAGTTCGTATGGCTTCATCGGTATGTTGTCAGCCGATGGCTCGGATTTGATCATTCATGCATGGTCAGAAGAGGTGAAGGATGAGTGCGCTGTTGAAGACCAGCCAGTCCGGTTCCCGGTAGAATCAGCCGGTATCTGGGGCGAGCCTGTCAGGACACGACTCCCGGTACTCATCAATGACTACGCTGCCCCACACCCTGCAAAGCACGGGCTGCCTGAGGGGCATGTCCCGATCTCCCGGTATATGAGTGTCCCGATTCTTCTTGGAGAAGAGATCTTTGCGGTTCTTGCAGTTGCCAATAAAAGAGAGGATTATCTGGATGATGATCTCTCTGCACTGACGACCCTTGGGATCATGATGAGCGAGCTGATCCACCGGATGAGATCTGAAGATTCCCTCCGTGAGAGCAGGGAGAGGTACCGACTGCTTGTTGAGAACCAGCAGGATCTGATCGTGAAGACCGACACTGAAGGTCGCTTCCTCTATGTTAATCCCGCATACGCCAGGCTCTTTGGTAAGACTGAAGATGAGCTGCTTGGGTCTTCCTATGCCCCGTTCATTCATCCGGATGATCGCAAGCGAGTCAATGCTGCGCTTGCCCGGCTCTTTAAACCACCTTATGAGACGTCGTTCGAAGAACGGGCAGAAACCCGTTATGGCTGGCGTTGGATCGCATGGACGGCAAAAGCAATCCGTGACAGTGATGGAGTTGTCATTGCTCTTGTCGGTGCTGGCCGTGACATTACCGGGCAGAAGGAGGCAGAAGAGGCTCTCCTTCTGAAGCATGCTACCATTGAGTCCTCGATCAATGGTATTGCCATAGCCAGTCTCTCCGGTATTATCACCTATGTCAACCCAGCCTTCCTTACACTCTGGGGTTATGAGGATCCTGATGAAGTGATTGGCCAGCATGTCGTCATGTTCTGGAGATCAGAGGAAGAGGCAGCAGGGGTGGTAGATGATCTCAAAAGGCATGGGCACTTTACAGGGGAGATGGAGGGTATTCGGAAGGATGGGACTATGGTGTATATCCAGCTCTCTTCAAGTCTTGTCCGCGATGTCACCGGATCCCCTGTTGCGATGATGGGCTCGTTTATCGACATAACCGAGGAGAAGACTGCCCGCCTGGAACTTGAGATAAACCATTACCGTCTGGAAGGCGCAATGGAGATGGGGGAGCTTGCCTGGTGGGAGATGGACTGTGAATCGGGTGCGGTCTCTTTCAGCGAGCGGAAAGCTCTCATGCTTGGATATAAGCCAGAGGATTTTACACATTACACGGACTTTACCACGCTGCTCCACCCCGATGACTATGAATCTGCAATGCAGGCGATGCGGGATCATCTTGAGGGAAGAAAACCCCGTTATGATGTCGAGTACAGGATCAGGACAGCAGATGGAGACTATCTCTGGTTCAGGGATGTCGGCGGCATTCCGGAGCGTAATCCGGATGGCACTCCCCTGAAAGTGGTTGGCCTTGTTGCCAATATCACCCGCAGGAAACATGATGAAGCTCAGCTCAGGGAGAGCGAGGAGCTGTACCGCACCCTCTTTGAAGATGCACTGAATCCGATTCTGGTCGTCAGTGAGGACGGGTACTACACTGATGCAAACGAGGCGGCACTTGCGTTTCTTGAATGTAGCCGCGACGAACTGATTACAAAGAGCGTATGGGATACCACGCCGCCTGACCAGCTTGCAAGACAGAAACAGGAGCATAGTCCCTTTATTGCCACCCGGACGGTTGAGACGGAGTATCTTGTGCATGGGACCATCAAGACGCTGCTTTTAAATGTGGTGCCGCTTGAGGTTCAGGGAAAGACTGTTCTCTATGGTATCGGCCAGGATATCACTGATCGGAAAATGGCTGAGAAGGCACTCAGAGAGAGCGAAGAACGGTTCAAAACCCTCTTTATGGAATCTCCGGTCTCAATTATTATCCATGATCGTGACTCTGGTGAGATCATTGACGCGAATACAAAAGCCTGTTCCAGTTATGGCCTCTCTTCGGTTGAAGAGCTGAAAGCACATGATTTCTGGGTGGAATCACCGCACTCGTTCGAGGATGCGCTGAACTATATCCGGAAGGCTGCAACAGAGGGGCCGCAGGAGTTCGAATGGGTCAACCGCTCTGTGGGTGGAGACATCTTCTGGGAGTATGTCCGGCTGATGAAGGTGGTCATAGGGGGGGTGGAACGTATCCAAGCAGTTGCAATAGATATCACAAAACGCAAACAGGCCGAGGAGGAACTCAGGAAGAACGAGGAACTCCTCAGAACGGCAGGGGAGGTGGCCCTTTTTGGAGGATGGGAGGTGCTCCCTGATGAGAACCGGGTGATCTGGTCAGATGAGGTGGCACGGATCCATGACGAAGAGCCCGGATACTCCCCTTCAACTGAAGAAGCGATCAGCTACTATGCACCGGAGTGGAGGGAGCGTGTCAGGGAGGTCTTTTCTGCCTGTATTACAGATGGAACGCCCTTTGATGAAGAGATGGAGATCATCACCAAATCAGGGAGAAGAAAGTGGGTGAGGACTATTGGTGAAGCTGTAAGAGATGCATCCGGAGAGAATCGCTGGATCCGGGGAGCTATTCAGGATATCACCACGAAGAAGGAGGCTGAAGAGGCATGGAAGAAGGCCTATGCCCGGCTCGAAGACAATATGTACCGGTTCTCTCTGTTGAATGACGAGATCCGCAACCCCCTTGCCGTGATCATGGGGCTTGTGGATCTTGAGCAGGGGGAGTATACTGACCAGATCATCAAGGAGATACAAAAAATTGATCGGATCATCACCCTTCTTGACCAGGGGATGCTTGAATCAGATGCGACACGGGCATTTATGAAACGGTATGGCCAGATTGACGGATGA
- a CDS encoding PAS domain-containing protein, producing MQKEAEAKLRRTKEYLQKLFDHAGAPIVVWNPDLVITRFNHAFSVLTGIPEAEALCSHVSILFPECSRESAMEIISGAMRGERMEGVELQVISRMGDPRSVLWNSASIMGDDGKTVVATVAHGQDITGRKIAEESYRTLFSEMTDGFALFCIVSDDGGREVDYRYLAVNHAYEEMMGLRSDEVLGNTVLSLHSAAGESWIEAYTKGAAGKMPALFEKYSSNLDKYFLVRAFSPGKDQVACIFTDITEKKKAEEIWKMAFDQIEENMYRLSILNDQVRNPLAIITGIVDLHGDEHAETILREVQEINRIVTLLDQGLLDSEAIRAYMRKHRLVSDWG from the coding sequence CTGCAGAAGGAGGCTGAGGCAAAGCTCAGGAGAACGAAAGAATATCTGCAGAAGCTCTTTGATCATGCCGGTGCTCCGATTGTTGTCTGGAATCCCGATCTTGTCATCACCCGGTTCAACCATGCCTTTTCTGTCCTGACAGGCATCCCTGAAGCAGAAGCGCTCTGTTCCCACGTATCCATCCTGTTTCCTGAATGTAGCCGGGAGTCTGCAATGGAGATCATCTCTGGTGCAATGAGAGGAGAGAGAATGGAGGGAGTTGAGCTTCAGGTTATTTCCCGGATGGGTGATCCCAGATCTGTTCTCTGGAACTCTGCCAGTATCATGGGTGATGATGGCAAAACAGTGGTTGCAACAGTTGCCCATGGACAGGACATCACCGGGAGGAAGATTGCAGAAGAGAGTTACAGGACGCTTTTTTCGGAGATGACGGATGGCTTTGCTCTCTTTTGTATAGTCTCTGATGACGGGGGCAGGGAGGTGGATTACCGGTATCTGGCTGTCAATCATGCATATGAGGAGATGATGGGGCTGAGATCAGATGAGGTTCTCGGAAATACCGTGTTGTCTCTTCATTCTGCAGCCGGAGAGAGCTGGATTGAAGCATATACAAAAGGTGCTGCTGGAAAAATGCCGGCACTGTTTGAAAAATACTCTTCAAATCTGGATAAATACTTCCTTGTCAGGGCATTCTCTCCTGGAAAGGATCAGGTTGCCTGCATTTTTACAGATATCACAGAGAAGAAGAAGGCTGAAGAGATCTGGAAGATGGCGTTTGATCAGATCGAGGAGAATATGTACAGGTTATCTATTCTGAATGACCAGGTGCGCAACCCCCTTGCGATCATAACCGGGATTGTTGATCTGCATGGTGATGAGCATGCCGAAACGATCCTCCGGGAAGTCCAGGAGATTAATCGGATCGTTACCCTCCTTGACCAGGGACTCCTTGACTCAGAAGCTATCAGGGCGTATATGAGGAAGCACAGACTGGTGAGTGACTGGGGCTGA
- a CDS encoding FAD-dependent oxidoreductase has protein sequence METITVYTTERCPYCAMVKAYLSKKGISFTAIDVGKEENIEAAREMIRISGQRGVPVTVIDGDVIIGFDTTRFNEIFGAEQAAGSYDLIIIGAGPAGLTAAVYAARKMMRTLVISENIGGQSNESWAIENYMGYLMITGSDLMTKFEEQVKSQSVNLELDRVIGISQRDDGLFDLSTESGFLYTTHTVIIGSGKHPRMLGVEGESTFLGKGLSICSTCDGPLYRDKSVAIVGGGNSAVQTALEMATIAREVHLVVRSTIKADEVFTSQLDELSNVTIHQGYEVARIGGDKFLRSITIRNRDSGAEERIMVEGVFVEIGLTPNTGFLDGLLEKNDSGEIVVDPNCHTSVPGVFAAGDVTSIKGKQIIIAAGEGAKAALEAHEYLMKKGVRAS, from the coding sequence ATGGAGACAATCACCGTCTACACAACCGAGCGGTGTCCGTACTGTGCGATGGTCAAGGCTTACCTCTCAAAGAAAGGGATCAGCTTCACCGCAATTGATGTCGGCAAAGAGGAGAATATTGAGGCGGCACGTGAGATGATCCGGATCTCCGGGCAGCGGGGCGTGCCAGTGACGGTCATCGACGGTGACGTGATCATCGGGTTTGATACAACCCGGTTCAATGAGATCTTCGGAGCCGAACAGGCAGCTGGATCATATGATCTTATCATCATCGGGGCAGGGCCTGCCGGGCTGACGGCAGCGGTCTATGCAGCCCGGAAGATGATGAGGACACTTGTTATCTCTGAGAATATCGGAGGTCAGTCTAATGAGAGCTGGGCGATAGAGAACTACATGGGATACCTGATGATCACCGGCAGCGACCTGATGACAAAGTTCGAGGAGCAGGTCAAATCCCAGAGTGTCAATCTTGAACTTGATCGGGTCATTGGGATCTCTCAGAGGGACGATGGCCTCTTTGATCTCTCGACCGAATCGGGTTTTCTGTATACCACCCATACGGTGATAATCGGATCAGGGAAACACCCCCGGATGCTCGGGGTTGAAGGGGAGAGCACGTTTCTTGGCAAGGGGCTCTCCATCTGTTCGACCTGTGACGGCCCGCTCTACCGCGACAAGTCCGTTGCCATCGTGGGTGGCGGAAACTCTGCTGTCCAGACCGCACTTGAGATGGCAACTATCGCACGCGAGGTGCACCTGGTTGTGAGGAGCACAATCAAGGCAGACGAGGTCTTCACATCCCAGCTGGACGAACTATCGAATGTGACGATTCATCAGGGGTATGAGGTTGCCCGGATCGGCGGGGATAAGTTTCTCCGCTCAATCACCATCAGAAACCGGGACTCCGGAGCCGAGGAGCGGATCATGGTGGAGGGGGTCTTTGTTGAGATAGGTTTAACTCCAAATACCGGGTTTCTGGATGGTCTTCTTGAGAAGAACGATTCAGGTGAGATCGTTGTCGATCCAAACTGCCATACCAGCGTTCCCGGTGTCTTTGCTGCAGGAGATGTTACCTCCATTAAGGGAAAACAGATCATTATTGCTGCGGGTGAAGGTGCAAAAGCCGCACTTGAGGCACACGAATACCTGATGAAGAAGGGCGTGCGGGCCTCCTGA
- a CDS encoding AI-2E family transporter, which translates to MGFQWGSIDRVSLFVVALIALITFLAFFPLVKVVVFALSLAVVLIPAQEYLSRRITPALSAFFLTSGVVLLGFSAVVFTFSVLYDNMDYLIGIISSILEGLQPSLMAELPVEIDTLGLDDMINNLLLSIQDAIYVYLSMIPGAAVQLLLFILSLSILIYSGPGIKADVNRMIPAASRDNILVIWQRVYDTLYSIYVVHVSIAILTFILAIPFFWILGFEHIFFYSVLCGLFALIPFLGPVFILGFLAVYALSIGDFRALLLIIFVGYPVLCVFTDIYLRPVLMGKRVEIHPVIIFIGFFGGMAVMGIVGFILGPLLLSLMIGGYQIAVQEIGRASGADD; encoded by the coding sequence ATGGGGTTTCAGTGGGGATCTATTGATCGCGTCTCTCTCTTTGTTGTTGCCCTTATAGCGCTGATTACGTTTCTGGCGTTCTTCCCGCTTGTTAAGGTTGTTGTTTTTGCACTCTCGCTTGCCGTTGTCCTCATCCCCGCTCAGGAATATCTCTCCAGGCGGATCACGCCTGCACTGTCGGCTTTTTTCCTTACCAGTGGTGTCGTGCTGCTCGGCTTTTCTGCTGTTGTGTTCACATTTTCTGTATTATATGATAATATGGATTACCTGATTGGCATTATTTCAAGTATTCTTGAAGGTCTGCAGCCGAGCCTGATGGCCGAACTCCCCGTTGAGATAGACACCCTCGGTCTGGATGATATGATAAATAACCTCCTCCTCTCCATTCAGGATGCAATCTATGTGTATCTCTCGATGATCCCGGGAGCGGCAGTCCAGCTCCTCCTCTTTATCCTCTCGCTCTCCATCCTTATCTATTCAGGCCCGGGCATCAAAGCGGATGTCAACAGGATGATCCCGGCCGCCTCCCGCGACAATATCCTGGTTATCTGGCAGCGGGTGTATGATACGCTCTACTCGATCTATGTTGTTCACGTCTCTATTGCGATTCTTACCTTCATCCTTGCGATCCCCTTCTTCTGGATACTCGGGTTTGAGCATATCTTTTTCTACTCGGTTCTCTGCGGACTTTTTGCCCTTATTCCATTCCTTGGCCCGGTCTTTATCCTGGGATTCCTTGCAGTCTATGCACTCTCGATTGGTGATTTCCGTGCACTTCTCCTGATCATCTTTGTCGGCTATCCGGTCCTCTGTGTCTTCACCGACATCTACCTCCGCCCGGTTCTCATGGGGAAGAGGGTTGAGATCCACCCTGTTATCATCTTCATCGGGTTCTTTGGAGGTATGGCTGTGATGGGTATTGTCGGGTTCATCCTTGGCCCGCTCCTCCTCTCTCTCATGATAGGGGGGTATCAGATCGCGGTCCAGGAGATCGGCAGGGCATCAGGTGCGGATGACTGA
- a CDS encoding rubrerythrin family protein: protein MATEQDIMEAFAGESQANRKYAIFAEKAKEEGYAQVARLFRAASLAEEIHARRLLRVAGLIRTTEENLKGGIEGETHEFMEMYPEFIRRAQEEGRKDAEITFTHAMKAEEVHAGLYKEAVDAVSKGSDLPAGDVRLCPVCGNVALGTVPEKCPICGVPGISFLPVE from the coding sequence ATGGCAACAGAACAGGATATCATGGAAGCCTTTGCAGGCGAGTCGCAGGCAAACAGAAAATATGCGATATTTGCTGAGAAAGCAAAGGAAGAGGGGTATGCACAGGTCGCCCGGCTCTTCCGTGCCGCTTCGCTGGCTGAAGAGATTCATGCCCGCAGGCTCCTCAGGGTTGCAGGACTGATCCGTACAACCGAGGAGAACCTCAAAGGCGGAATCGAGGGTGAGACCCACGAGTTCATGGAGATGTACCCTGAATTTATCAGGCGTGCGCAGGAAGAAGGAAGAAAAGATGCAGAGATCACCTTCACCCATGCGATGAAGGCAGAAGAGGTGCATGCCGGCCTCTACAAAGAGGCGGTTGACGCTGTCTCAAAAGGAAGCGATCTTCCTGCAGGCGATGTCAGGCTCTGCCCGGTCTGTGGAAATGTTGCACTTGGCACGGTTCCGGAGAAATGTCCGATCTGCGGGGTTCCGGGGATAAGCTTCCTGCCGGTTGAATAG